From Hartmannibacter diazotrophicus, a single genomic window includes:
- a CDS encoding pentapeptide repeat-containing protein: MADSEDLKLLASGELDLSRCDFREAQLSGLDLKGRNFSHCLFERAQCDGTQFDGSDFRAAKVSFMKAPNAVFDGCRLEKIHFGYTDLSGASLKKAVANGARFQHAKLNGANLQGALVIGGAIDADTILDGVLSDESTNFEGLQVIRSTSRDPLFKDYVFKNGTLHRRSDFGSSVISDSSNNERLPVDVHSPERQEIKTAKIQIQNLLHNAVVTRLTAQQFASQIENALRGVPAAQGNKVAEPLQTLLEFAEVLRHLAPDTQSPIDPLDRTQLELRIAQLETLVDRLTRQLDDETRAREAAEALAASGGFVKNFGKSAGKASGTAAVAVVTSLVTIGVPAATVFLLGREHPLVVAFLTVLGRLPK, from the coding sequence ATGGCGGACTCTGAAGATTTGAAGCTTCTTGCGTCTGGCGAACTCGATCTAAGTCGATGTGATTTCCGCGAAGCGCAACTTAGCGGATTGGACCTCAAAGGCCGAAATTTTTCTCATTGCCTTTTTGAAAGAGCCCAATGCGATGGCACGCAATTTGACGGGTCCGATTTTCGAGCTGCTAAGGTGAGCTTCATGAAAGCGCCCAACGCCGTTTTTGATGGCTGCAGGCTTGAGAAAATTCATTTCGGATATACAGACCTTTCCGGGGCTTCCCTGAAAAAGGCGGTAGCAAATGGAGCAAGATTCCAGCACGCAAAACTCAATGGGGCCAATTTGCAGGGCGCTTTAGTAATAGGCGGAGCAATTGACGCTGATACTATTTTGGATGGCGTTCTATCAGATGAAAGTACAAATTTCGAAGGTTTGCAAGTAATTAGGTCGACATCGCGAGATCCATTGTTTAAGGATTATGTATTCAAAAATGGAACCTTGCATCGACGATCTGACTTCGGAAGTTCAGTAATTTCCGATTCTTCGAATAATGAGCGGTTACCTGTAGATGTGCACTCTCCAGAACGCCAGGAGATCAAGACTGCAAAAATACAAATTCAAAATTTGTTACATAATGCAGTCGTGACTCGGCTTACCGCGCAGCAATTCGCTAGTCAAATCGAAAATGCCCTGCGCGGAGTGCCTGCTGCGCAGGGCAACAAAGTCGCCGAGCCATTGCAAACATTGCTCGAATTCGCCGAGGTATTGCGTCATCTCGCACCTGATACCCAGTCGCCAATTGATCCGTTGGACCGCACGCAACTCGAACTGCGTATTGCCCAGTTGGAAACGCTGGTCGACCGTCTGACTCGACAGCTTGACGACGAAACCAGAGCGCGCGAGGCGGCCGAAGCGCTGGCGGCGAGTGGAGGCTTTGTGAAAAATTTCGGCAAGTCCGCAGGAAAAGCATCAGGCACTGCGGCAGTTGCTGTCGTTACATCACTTGTGACAATTGGCGTCCCTGCAGCAACTGTGTTTCTACTTGGTCGTGAGCATCCCCTTGTGGTCGCATTTCTGACTGTATTGGGGCGCCTGCCGAAATAA
- a CDS encoding CDP-alcohol phosphatidyltransferase family protein yields the protein MADTANRRPLASRQSAWAARAVRWLISTRITPNQISIMGMVAALAAGLSFWAAGILPWRWIFLLLGALGCQVRLLCNLFDGMVAIEAGRAAPDGGFWNEFPDRVSDLFILMGVALGLGEAGLGWAAVSFAFLTAYVRELGVNCGAGADFAGPMAKQHRMALITGAALLSIAEPLWRGQGEILRFALWLVAVGAAVTALRRAYRLVAKLRR from the coding sequence ATGGCTGACACCGCAAACCGCAGACCGCTTGCCAGCCGGCAAAGCGCATGGGCGGCGCGGGCCGTGCGCTGGCTGATCTCGACCAGGATCACGCCGAACCAGATCTCGATCATGGGAATGGTCGCTGCGCTGGCGGCGGGCCTGAGCTTCTGGGCTGCCGGCATCCTGCCGTGGCGCTGGATATTCCTGCTTCTGGGCGCGCTCGGCTGTCAGGTACGGCTTTTGTGCAATCTGTTCGATGGTATGGTCGCGATCGAGGCGGGGCGCGCCGCACCCGACGGCGGCTTCTGGAACGAGTTCCCGGACAGGGTCTCCGATCTCTTCATCCTCATGGGTGTTGCGCTCGGCCTCGGGGAGGCGGGTCTCGGCTGGGCGGCCGTCAGCTTCGCCTTCCTGACGGCCTATGTCCGCGAGCTTGGCGTCAATTGCGGCGCCGGAGCGGACTTCGCCGGCCCGATGGCCAAGCAGCACCGGATGGCGCTCATCACGGGTGCCGCGCTGCTGTCGATTGCCGAGCCGCTGTGGCGCGGGCAGGGGGAGATCCTGCGGTTCGCTCTCTGGCTGGTGGCCGTCGGTGCCGCCGTGACTGCGCTGCGCCGGGCCTACCGGCTGGTGGCGAAGCTGCGGCGCTGA
- a CDS encoding phosphatidate cytidylyltransferase: MWDVPDDLLRVIGGIVGVLVFASLVGFVLQRRMSPDRQNTTIENLNDRIRAWWVMAIVISIALVGGRFGVILLFALSSFAALREFMTLTNASRADHATLVAAFFVVLPLQFWLIWIDWYGFYSIFIPVYVFLFLPIVSALSGMTRNFLIRIAEMQWALMICVFCMSHVPALMDLKIPGYEGRGVLLIAFLVIVVQLSDVLQYVWGKLIGRRKIAPHLSPSKTIEGFLGGCLSATLIGAGLWWMTPFTPLQAGAMSLLITLMGFFGGLVMSAIKRDRGVKDWGHLIAGHGGFIDRLDSVIFAAPLFFHVTRYFWALA, from the coding sequence ATGTGGGATGTACCTGACGATCTCCTGCGGGTCATCGGCGGGATCGTCGGCGTCCTCGTCTTCGCTTCGCTGGTCGGGTTCGTGCTGCAGCGCCGGATGTCGCCGGACAGGCAGAACACGACCATCGAGAACCTCAACGACCGGATCCGTGCGTGGTGGGTGATGGCGATCGTGATCTCGATCGCTCTTGTCGGCGGACGCTTCGGGGTGATCCTGCTTTTTGCGCTGAGTTCCTTCGCGGCCCTGCGCGAATTCATGACGCTGACCAATGCCTCGCGCGCCGATCACGCGACTCTGGTGGCGGCCTTCTTCGTGGTGCTGCCGCTGCAGTTCTGGCTGATCTGGATCGATTGGTACGGCTTCTACTCGATCTTCATTCCGGTCTACGTCTTCCTGTTCCTGCCCATCGTCTCGGCCTTGTCGGGAATGACCCGTAATTTCCTGATCCGGATCGCCGAGATGCAATGGGCGCTGATGATCTGCGTCTTCTGCATGTCGCATGTGCCCGCGCTGATGGATTTGAAGATTCCCGGATACGAGGGGCGAGGCGTCCTGCTGATCGCCTTCCTCGTGATCGTCGTGCAATTGAGCGATGTGCTGCAATACGTCTGGGGCAAGCTGATCGGGCGCCGCAAGATCGCGCCGCACCTGTCGCCCTCGAAGACGATCGAGGGCTTTCTGGGAGGATGTCTCTCGGCCACGCTGATCGGCGCGGGGCTGTGGTGGATGACACCGTTCACGCCGCTTCAAGCCGGGGCGATGAGCCTCCTGATCACGCTGATGGGCTTTTTCGGCGGGCTGGTGATGTCGGCGATCAAGCGCGATCGCGGCGTCAAGGACTGGGGCCACCTGATCGCCGGCCACGGCGGTTTCATCGACCGGCTCGATTCGGTGATCTTCGCGGCGCCGCTGTTCTTTCATGTGACCCGCTATTTCTGGGCACTGGCATGA
- a CDS encoding lysophospholipid acyltransferase family protein, with protein sequence MDNCAVRFAARFAAWGITSFARLLTAVQPDWRGVDPISTGQRIYFANHVSHGDFVLIWSVLPPRLRTATRPVAGADYWNGDALRRFIGTSVFNSVLIDRTPLAHRGDPIAQMATALDEGASLILFPEGTRNLGDEALMPFKTGLARLAAVRPDVDVVPVWIDNLNRVLPKGALIPVPLMCRVTFGAPIRVSEGEAIPQFLERAREALLALRPRTETA encoded by the coding sequence GTGGACAATTGTGCAGTTCGGTTCGCCGCGCGCTTCGCGGCCTGGGGGATCACGTCCTTCGCCCGGCTGTTGACCGCAGTCCAGCCGGACTGGCGCGGCGTGGACCCGATCTCGACCGGGCAACGCATCTATTTCGCCAACCACGTCAGCCACGGTGATTTCGTTCTCATCTGGTCGGTGCTGCCGCCGAGGCTGAGGACAGCGACCCGGCCCGTGGCGGGGGCTGACTACTGGAATGGCGACGCCCTGCGCCGCTTCATCGGCACGAGCGTCTTCAACAGCGTCCTGATCGACCGTACCCCGCTTGCCCATCGCGGCGATCCGATCGCGCAGATGGCCACGGCACTTGATGAGGGCGCCTCCCTCATTCTCTTTCCCGAGGGCACGCGCAATCTCGGGGACGAAGCGCTGATGCCCTTCAAGACCGGCCTTGCCCGCCTTGCCGCCGTTCGGCCCGATGTCGACGTCGTGCCGGTCTGGATCGACAATCTCAACCGCGTCCTCCCGAAAGGTGCCCTGATTCCGGTTCCGCTGATGTGCCGCGTGACCTTCGGCGCGCCGATCCGGGTGAGCGAAGGCGAAGCAATACCGCAATTCCTCGAGCGCGCCCGCGAGGCGCTACTGGCGCTGCGTCCGCGGACGGAGACCGCATGA